GATGACGAGCCAGAGGAAGACCGCGATCACCGGCCCGACCAGGAGGAGGAACAGGTTGTACTGGGGGATCGGCAGGCCGAAGACCTCCGCGGAGCCCCGGAAGATCGGGGGCGCGGTGATGGAGCGGTACTCCGATCCCCAGAGGATCTTCACCAGGTCGCCGAGGATGAGCGTGAAGGAAAAGGTGAGCAGCAGGAGCATCAGGTGCTCCCGGTCGTAGAGGTAGGAGAAGAATCCCCGCTCCAGGAGAAACCCCAGGGCCGCCACGACCAGCGGCCCGGCGACCATCGCCGCCCAGAAGGCGAGCGTGCCGCCCCCCAGGAACTGGATCACCGTGTAGGCGGAGAAGGCGCCGATCATGTAGAGGGAGCCGTGCGCGATGTTCGGGATCCGGAGCACTCCCAGGATGAGGCTCAAGCCGGACGACACGATGAACAGGATCGTCGTCCGGCTCAAGCCCACCAGGATCTGCGTCAGCGTCCCGGCCGAAAGAAGGTTCTCCAGCATGTGCATCGGGAAGGAACTACTTCGCCCGCTCCTTCATGATCTCCTCGCAGCTGGGCATGTAGTCCTTTCCGGACACCGACAGGATGTCGCCCGCGACGAGAAACTCGTATCTCGGCGATTTCCTGGTCACGCCGAAGTACATCGGCAGCAC
The window above is part of the Deltaproteobacteria bacterium GWC2_65_14 genome. Proteins encoded here:
- a CDS encoding ABC transporter permease, which gives rise to MHMLENLLSAGTLTQILVGLSRTTILFIVSSGLSLILGVLRIPNIAHGSLYMIGAFSAYTVIQFLGGGTLAFWAAMVAGPLVVAALGFLLERGFFSYLYDREHLMLLLLTFSFTLILGDLVKILWGSEYRSITAPPIFRGSAEVFGLPIPQYNLFLLLVGPVIAVFLWLVINRTRIGKIARAAAVDSEMVSAVGIDVGWVFAFTFVLGCFLAGLGGALVAPIVSISLGMDHSLIMEAFLIVIIGGLGNIWGALLGSLIFGLTQSLGILVWPQFGIVFPYLAVVVVLVFRPKGLLRSAW